Proteins encoded together in one Hymenobacter monticola window:
- a CDS encoding alpha/beta hydrolase family protein codes for MSRFFRLLLGSLFLTTAAQAQNSDDQYREPLQQVLEEIQQRYGVKIRPDAAMVKDKYVTYAEWRFRPDVDETLRSVLAPFDYQAAKTGDKTYKLKTFQYHLKTPDEGAAQLAQLASQYHDAATWEKRKAELRNCMWSALRLSPMPAKPASKPIITNKRQYDGYTVENVAIETLPGYYMTGSIYKPLKSKGKVPVIISPDGHFGDGRYRADAQKRCATLARMGAMVYSYDLFAWGESLLQFKGEDHRRSLAMTVQALNGERALDYLLSLKDADKNRVAITGGSGGGSQTMLLTALDDRIKVSVPVVMLSTYHSGGCPCESGQPVHLCGNGTNNAEIAAMAAPRPQLAITDGGDWTAQTPEVAYPYLQKIYGYYSKTDLVQNTHLPKEGHDYGPSKRQAMYEFLAKNLGLNLAAAEDKTGKLDESKVTIEKEEAQRVFGPKGEGLPANALHSFEDLQTVFAKAVAP; via the coding sequence ATGTCCAGATTCTTCCGCCTGCTCCTAGGTTCGCTTTTCCTCACTACCGCCGCCCAGGCGCAAAACTCCGACGACCAGTACCGAGAGCCGTTGCAGCAGGTGCTGGAGGAGATTCAGCAGCGCTACGGGGTGAAAATCCGGCCCGATGCGGCCATGGTGAAGGACAAGTATGTGACCTACGCCGAGTGGCGCTTCCGCCCCGACGTGGACGAGACCTTGCGCAGTGTGCTGGCTCCATTCGACTACCAGGCAGCGAAAACCGGCGATAAAACTTACAAGCTCAAGACCTTCCAGTATCACCTCAAAACGCCCGACGAAGGCGCGGCCCAGTTGGCGCAGCTAGCCAGTCAGTACCACGACGCCGCCACCTGGGAAAAGCGCAAAGCCGAGTTGCGCAATTGCATGTGGTCGGCGTTGCGGCTGTCGCCGATGCCGGCCAAACCGGCCAGCAAGCCAATTATTACCAACAAGCGGCAATACGACGGCTACACGGTGGAGAATGTGGCCATCGAAACGCTGCCGGGCTACTACATGACCGGTTCGATTTATAAGCCGCTCAAATCCAAAGGCAAGGTTCCGGTCATTATCAGCCCTGACGGGCATTTTGGCGACGGCCGCTACCGGGCCGATGCGCAGAAGCGCTGCGCCACGCTGGCCCGTATGGGCGCGATGGTGTACAGCTACGACCTGTTTGCCTGGGGCGAATCGCTGCTGCAATTTAAGGGCGAAGACCACCGCCGCAGCCTCGCCATGACGGTGCAGGCCCTGAACGGCGAGCGGGCCCTCGACTACCTGCTGTCGCTGAAAGACGCTGATAAAAACCGCGTGGCCATCACCGGCGGCTCGGGCGGCGGCAGCCAAACCATGCTGCTCACGGCCCTGGATGATAGAATCAAAGTGAGCGTGCCCGTAGTGATGCTCTCGACCTACCATAGTGGTGGCTGCCCCTGCGAAAGCGGCCAGCCCGTGCACCTCTGCGGCAACGGCACCAACAACGCTGAAATCGCCGCCATGGCCGCCCCGCGCCCCCAATTAGCCATCACCGACGGCGGCGACTGGACTGCCCAAACGCCCGAAGTCGCCTACCCCTACCTCCAAAAAATCTATGGCTACTACAGTAAAACAGACCTCGTGCAAAACACCCATCTGCCCAAGGAAGGCCACGATTACGGCCCCTCAAAGCGCCAGGCGATGTACGAGTTTCTGGCGAAGAACCTAGGGCTGAATCTGGCTGCCGCCGAGGATAAAACCGGCAAGCTGGACGAGTCAAAAGTGACCATCGAGAAGGAGGAAGCGCAGCGCGTTTTCGGGCCGAAAGGGGAGGGGCTGCCGGCCAATGCGCTGCACAGTTTCGAGGATTTGCAGACGGTTTTCGCAAAAGCGGTAGCGCCGTGA
- a CDS encoding right-handed parallel beta-helix repeat-containing protein gives MLRTVILKVLFALSLLAAAPARAADIWVAPTGSDRNPGTQAQPLATPNAALRQARDLRRLHDASVADGVHIWLKGGEYRLTEPWFFWPEDAGTAASPTVVAAAPGEHPVLSGGVSVTGWHKAVGKVAGLPAIAQGQVWVAAAPLLAGRALNFRQLWVNDRKATRARTPNHDNLPRLLTWDTDKRETTVPAAALGGIKQPIQLEMVLHQMWAVNVLRVRNLAVQGDKARLTFQEPESRVQFEHPWPRPIINGKNGSSAFYLSNAIELLDQPGEWFYDAPHGQVYYWPRAGENLATAKVVAPALETLVQVQGTLDQPVSYVQFKGLTFSYTTWLRPSQQGHVPLQAGMYLLDGYSLAKPGTPDKAGLENQAWIGRPPAGAQVQGAHHTRFERCQFLHMGATGLDYQSGTHDDAVVGCTFRDVAVNGLQLGKFSDEGVETHLPYNPKDEREICTTELIENNLVTDCGNEDWGAVGIAAGFVRNTTIRHNEVVQVPYTGISLGWGWTKTANAMRDNRVQANYIHHYAQHTYDVAGVYTLSAQPGTVISENRVDEIGRAPYVHDPDHWFYLYLDEGSSNITVQDNWCPAEKFLANANGPGNVWKNNGPMVSESIKQAAGLEAGYQDLRNP, from the coding sequence ATGCTCCGAACAGTTATTCTTAAAGTTCTCTTTGCCCTCAGCCTGCTAGCCGCCGCGCCCGCCCGCGCCGCCGACATCTGGGTAGCGCCCACCGGCTCCGACCGCAACCCTGGCACCCAGGCCCAGCCGCTGGCCACCCCAAATGCCGCCCTGCGCCAAGCTCGCGACCTGCGCCGCCTGCACGATGCCTCGGTGGCCGATGGCGTGCACATCTGGCTGAAGGGCGGCGAGTACCGATTGACGGAACCGTGGTTTTTTTGGCCCGAGGATGCGGGCACGGCCGCCAGCCCCACGGTGGTAGCCGCCGCGCCGGGCGAGCACCCAGTACTGAGCGGCGGCGTGTCGGTAACGGGCTGGCATAAAGCAGTTGGTAAAGTTGCTGGTCTGCCGGCTATCGCGCAGGGCCAGGTTTGGGTAGCCGCCGCGCCGCTGCTAGCAGGCCGCGCCCTCAACTTTCGCCAGTTGTGGGTGAATGACCGCAAAGCCACGCGCGCCCGCACGCCCAACCACGACAACCTGCCCCGCCTGCTTACCTGGGACACCGACAAGCGTGAAACCACCGTGCCGGCTGCCGCCCTAGGTGGCATAAAGCAACCCATCCAGCTGGAAATGGTTCTGCACCAGATGTGGGCCGTGAACGTGCTTCGGGTAAGAAACCTGGCCGTGCAGGGCGACAAAGCCCGGCTAACGTTTCAGGAACCCGAAAGCCGCGTGCAGTTTGAGCACCCGTGGCCTCGGCCCATTATCAATGGCAAAAACGGCAGCTCGGCCTTCTACCTAAGCAATGCCATCGAGCTGCTCGACCAGCCCGGCGAGTGGTTTTATGACGCCCCGCACGGGCAGGTGTACTACTGGCCCCGCGCCGGCGAAAACCTGGCCACTGCCAAAGTGGTAGCGCCGGCCTTGGAAACGCTGGTGCAAGTGCAGGGCACCCTTGACCAGCCGGTGAGCTACGTGCAGTTTAAGGGGCTGACCTTTTCCTATACCACCTGGCTGCGGCCGTCGCAGCAGGGCCACGTGCCGCTGCAAGCCGGCATGTACTTGCTGGATGGCTACTCGCTGGCCAAGCCGGGCACGCCCGACAAAGCCGGCCTCGAAAACCAGGCCTGGATAGGGCGGCCACCGGCCGGGGCGCAGGTGCAGGGCGCGCACCACACGCGCTTCGAGCGCTGCCAGTTCCTGCACATGGGCGCTACGGGGCTCGATTACCAAAGCGGCACCCACGACGATGCAGTGGTGGGCTGCACCTTCCGCGACGTGGCTGTGAATGGCCTGCAACTGGGTAAGTTCTCGGATGAGGGCGTGGAAACCCACCTGCCTTACAACCCAAAGGATGAGCGCGAAATCTGCACCACTGAACTGATAGAAAACAACCTTGTCACGGACTGTGGCAACGAGGACTGGGGCGCGGTAGGCATCGCCGCTGGTTTCGTGCGCAATACCACCATCCGGCACAACGAGGTGGTGCAGGTGCCCTACACCGGCATCAGCCTGGGCTGGGGCTGGACCAAAACGGCCAACGCCATGCGCGATAACCGTGTGCAGGCCAATTACATCCACCACTACGCCCAGCACACCTACGATGTGGCGGGCGTGTACACGCTCTCGGCCCAGCCGGGCACGGTTATCAGCGAAAACCGGGTCGATGAAATCGGCCGGGCGCCCTACGTGCACGACCCCGACCACTGGTTCTACCTCTACCTCGACGAGGGCTCCTCCAACATCACGGTGCAGGACAACTGGTGCCCGGCCGAAAAATTCCTGGCCAATGCCAACGGTCCGGGCAACGTGTGGAAGAACAACGGCCCGATGGTGAGCGAGTCAATAAAGCAGGCAGCAGGGCTGGAAGCGGGGTATCAGGATTTGCGGAACCCCTGA
- a CDS encoding alpha-L-rhamnosidase-related protein, which translates to MFSTLPSFAQRATWIWYPGDYEIWLGNQMQNRRTERGTFFPVFWRMDSHYVLIDFHKDFDLTQPEEVELRAEGQYNVKLDGKPLTGAPTRLTVPAGKHRINIKVYNQATPPAVFVRGKTIASDASWLVTYEDKEWIDASGKTSDQSGTTWLQAGAWNFDSLEARPSTFKLPTEMRRAARVERNGQNMVVDFGRETFGYIKLHGVKGKGQVAVYFGESKEEALATETGETLEYLAVDQPQKGDQTTSLSKAFRYVNIRPGAGVSLDSVSMLYEYAPVAERGKFRCSDAQLNKIWDVAAYTMHLNTREFFIDGIKRDRWVWSGDAYQSYLMNYYLYFDTPTVNRTQFALRGKDPVTSHINTIMDYSFYWFISVYDAYQYTGDKAQVQQLYPRMQSLMDYCLGRRNKDGLMEGLAGDWVFIDWADGLSKKGEVSFEQLLLCRSLESMALCAKLVDDRAGAQKYQQLATDLKAKVFATYWNAGKGALVHSRVNGQPTDNVTRYANMFAIFFDYLSPEQEQQVKKSVLLNPQVPKITTPYMRFYELEALCAMGEQPYVLKEMKSYWGGMLNEGATSFWEEYDPTKKGTEHLAMYGRPFGKSLCHAWGASPIYLLGKYYLGVKPLTAGYATYEVVPNLGGLQWMEGTVPTPQGDITVAASPKQLKVKGAMGTGTLRFKSKSKPSCKGGKIVSKGSEQYELTLEKGREYVVTYQAL; encoded by the coding sequence TTGTTTTCAACTCTCCCCAGCTTCGCCCAACGCGCCACCTGGATTTGGTATCCCGGCGACTACGAAATCTGGCTGGGCAACCAGATGCAGAACCGGCGCACCGAGCGCGGCACCTTCTTCCCGGTATTCTGGCGGATGGACAGCCACTACGTGCTCATCGACTTCCACAAGGATTTCGACCTTACGCAGCCCGAGGAAGTGGAACTGCGTGCCGAAGGCCAGTACAATGTGAAGCTCGACGGCAAGCCCCTGACCGGCGCGCCCACCCGCCTAACAGTGCCGGCCGGCAAGCACCGCATCAATATCAAAGTATATAACCAGGCCACGCCGCCGGCCGTGTTTGTGCGCGGCAAAACCATTGCCTCCGATGCGTCGTGGCTGGTGACTTATGAGGACAAGGAGTGGATTGACGCCTCGGGCAAAACCTCCGACCAATCGGGCACCACCTGGCTGCAAGCCGGGGCTTGGAATTTTGACTCGCTAGAGGCGCGGCCTTCCACTTTCAAGCTGCCGACCGAGATGCGGCGGGCTGCCCGTGTGGAACGCAATGGGCAAAATATGGTGGTCGATTTTGGGCGCGAAACCTTCGGCTACATCAAGCTGCACGGGGTGAAAGGCAAAGGGCAGGTGGCCGTGTATTTTGGCGAATCGAAGGAAGAAGCTTTAGCAACTGAAACCGGCGAAACGCTGGAATACCTGGCCGTGGACCAGCCGCAGAAGGGCGACCAAACCACGAGTTTATCCAAAGCGTTTCGCTATGTAAACATCCGGCCCGGGGCAGGCGTCAGCCTCGATTCGGTGTCGATGCTCTACGAATATGCGCCGGTGGCGGAGCGGGGTAAATTCCGCTGCTCCGATGCGCAGCTGAATAAAATCTGGGACGTGGCGGCTTACACCATGCACCTCAATACGCGGGAGTTTTTCATCGACGGTATTAAGCGCGACCGGTGGGTGTGGTCGGGCGACGCTTACCAGAGCTATTTGATGAATTACTATCTGTATTTCGACACGCCGACCGTGAACCGCACGCAGTTTGCGCTGCGCGGCAAAGACCCGGTGACCAGCCACATCAACACCATCATGGACTACAGCTTCTACTGGTTCATCAGCGTATACGATGCTTACCAATATACCGGCGACAAGGCCCAGGTGCAGCAGCTCTACCCCCGCATGCAGAGCCTGATGGACTACTGCCTCGGCCGCCGCAACAAGGACGGTCTGATGGAGGGCTTGGCTGGCGACTGGGTGTTCATCGACTGGGCCGATGGGCTGAGCAAGAAGGGTGAAGTGAGCTTTGAGCAGCTGCTGCTGTGCCGCAGCCTCGAAAGCATGGCGTTGTGCGCCAAGCTAGTCGATGACCGGGCTGGCGCGCAGAAATACCAGCAACTGGCCACTGACCTCAAGGCCAAAGTCTTCGCCACCTACTGGAATGCCGGCAAGGGCGCGCTGGTGCACAGCCGCGTCAACGGCCAGCCTACCGACAACGTGACGCGCTACGCCAACATGTTCGCCATCTTCTTCGACTACCTCAGCCCCGAGCAGGAGCAGCAGGTGAAGAAATCGGTGCTGCTGAACCCGCAGGTGCCCAAAATCACGACGCCCTACATGCGCTTCTACGAGCTGGAAGCGCTGTGCGCGATGGGCGAGCAACCCTACGTGCTCAAGGAAATGAAGTCGTACTGGGGCGGCATGTTGAACGAGGGCGCCACGTCGTTTTGGGAGGAATACGACCCCACTAAAAAAGGCACTGAGCACCTGGCCATGTATGGCCGGCCCTTCGGCAAGAGCCTGTGCCACGCCTGGGGCGCCAGCCCGATTTACCTGCTGGGTAAGTACTACCTCGGCGTGAAGCCCCTCACGGCCGGCTACGCCACCTACGAAGTAGTGCCCAACCTTGGCGGCCTGCAATGGATGGAGGGCACCGTGCCCACGCCGCAGGGCGACATCACGGTGGCCGCCAGCCCCAAGCAACTGAAGGTGAAAGGCGCGATGGGTACCGGCACGCTGCGTTTCAAAAGCAAGTCAAAGCCTTCTTGCAAGGGTGGCAAAATCGTTTCGAAAGGCAGCGAGCAGTACGAGCTAACGCTGGAAAAAGGGCGCGAATACGTGGTGACTTATCAGGCGCTGTAA
- a CDS encoding L-rhamnose mutarotase: MLLPLTASAQAGEKMSVVEIIGPGKAPVSASSLVALCQKYKVPTSGIYSWQNHLVAYGKAASIQDLRKNLAAVYAGNEVKFYAAPFYQFDRHYCADKTTAGQWDNIILTANLVNDPKKQQEYLSYHATQFQQWPEVAQGFCNASFQQLLVYRQGRQLMLVISIPHGESLDKLNPKTSLNNPRVDDWNRLMKQYQEGLPGTKPGEVWAFLKPVAVKQPVLHKP; encoded by the coding sequence TTGCTATTGCCGCTGACGGCCTCTGCGCAAGCCGGCGAAAAGATGTCGGTGGTTGAAATCATTGGCCCCGGCAAAGCGCCCGTTTCAGCCAGCAGCTTGGTGGCGTTGTGTCAGAAATACAAAGTGCCGACCTCGGGCATCTACAGTTGGCAAAACCACCTCGTTGCCTATGGCAAAGCCGCCAGCATTCAGGACCTGCGGAAGAACCTGGCCGCTGTCTACGCGGGCAACGAAGTGAAATTCTACGCCGCGCCCTTCTACCAATTCGACCGACATTACTGCGCCGATAAAACCACGGCCGGGCAGTGGGACAACATCATCCTAACGGCAAACCTGGTCAACGACCCGAAGAAGCAACAGGAATACCTGAGCTACCACGCCACCCAGTTTCAGCAGTGGCCCGAAGTGGCGCAGGGTTTCTGCAATGCCAGTTTTCAGCAGCTGCTGGTGTATCGGCAGGGGCGGCAGCTGATGCTGGTTATCAGCATTCCGCACGGCGAAAGTTTGGACAAGTTGAACCCGAAAACCTCGCTCAACAACCCGCGCGTGGACGACTGGAATCGGCTGATGAAGCAATACCAGGAAGGCTTGCCCGGCACCAAGCCAGGGGAGGTGTGGGCGTTTCTGAAACCGGTTGCGGTGAAGCAGCCAGTGCTCCATAAGCCATGA
- a CDS encoding Gfo/Idh/MocA family protein — MLTLGILGLGEGRSTMSAALNSPKWTLKTICDRNEDLCRHRAEEFNFPHYTTKYQDLLDDPEIDAVAIYTPDHLHAEHVAQALRAGKHVVCTKPFIDDLSKANELLELSRTSGKKLFVGQSSRFFEPMKKQRADYEAGLIGELITIEAYYHADHRWFLEKGWSLENAFKWLYGGLSHPVDFIRWYLPNIEEVMGYGMLSSNGAKGGLKHQDTMHFIFKATDGRVARVSGCYTGPVQPVTRDSEMSCILRGTEGASQGDYMDLRYAITDKTGEERIITWEHKLKHYFRFEGKSHHAGEYQNYLEYFADSIEQDFTAYPDLKEGIGTIALLQAMDRSLSTGQPVKVQALLAEHGIALD, encoded by the coding sequence ATGCTAACCCTCGGAATCCTGGGCCTCGGCGAAGGCCGCAGCACCATGTCGGCCGCTCTGAACAGCCCGAAATGGACCCTTAAAACCATCTGCGACCGCAACGAAGACCTGTGCCGGCACCGCGCCGAGGAATTCAACTTCCCGCACTACACCACCAAGTACCAGGACCTGCTCGATGACCCGGAAATCGACGCCGTGGCCATCTACACCCCGGACCACCTGCACGCCGAGCACGTGGCCCAGGCCCTGCGCGCCGGCAAGCATGTGGTATGCACCAAGCCCTTTATTGACGACCTCAGCAAGGCCAACGAGCTGCTGGAGCTGAGCCGCACCTCGGGCAAAAAGCTGTTTGTGGGCCAAAGCTCACGGTTTTTCGAACCTATGAAGAAGCAACGGGCCGACTACGAGGCCGGCCTCATCGGCGAGCTCATCACCATCGAAGCCTACTACCACGCCGACCACCGCTGGTTTCTGGAAAAAGGCTGGTCCCTGGAAAACGCCTTCAAGTGGCTCTACGGCGGCCTCAGCCATCCCGTAGATTTTATCCGCTGGTACCTGCCCAACATCGAGGAGGTGATGGGCTACGGGATGCTGAGCAGCAACGGCGCCAAGGGCGGCCTCAAGCACCAGGATACCATGCACTTCATCTTCAAAGCCACCGATGGCCGCGTGGCCCGCGTGAGCGGCTGCTACACCGGCCCCGTGCAGCCCGTGACGCGCGACTCGGAGATGAGCTGCATCCTGCGCGGCACCGAGGGCGCCAGCCAGGGCGACTACATGGACCTGCGCTACGCCATCACCGACAAGACCGGTGAAGAAAGAATCATCACCTGGGAGCATAAGCTCAAGCACTACTTCCGCTTCGAGGGCAAGAGCCACCACGCCGGCGAGTACCAGAACTACCTGGAGTATTTCGCCGATTCTATTGAGCAGGATTTCACGGCTTACCCCGATTTGAAGGAAGGCATTGGCACCATCGCCCTTTTACAGGCCATGGACCGCTCGCTGAGCACCGGCCAGCCGGTGAAGGTGCAGGCGCTACTAGCCGAGCACGGCATTGCGCTTGATTAG
- a CDS encoding sodium:solute symporter family transporter produces the protein MGNNLLGHLTAWDYAIVAAYVVILAGIGYRASAAKKTEESLFLANKSLGWASIGFNMWGTNVGPSMLLAFASIGYSTGIVAVNFEWYAFVFLFLLAVVFAPRYLAANVSTMPGFMGRQYGDSTQNILAWYALIKILISWLSLGLFSGGLLVRQILGIPMWQSVVVLVLFAGAFTFAGGLKAIARVNVFQMLLLIGVSLTLTVIGVMKVGGLSEVFHRVPGHYWNLLHPASDPKYPWYAILLGYPVSAVAFFCTDQAMVQSVLGAKSLEQGQLGVNFIGWLKILSLPLFILTGVLCYILFPDLKDPKEAYMTMVTSLFPAGMKGLVIVVLIAVLVGTISSSLNALSTVFAMDVYARNINPQATDADVVRVGRRTVLVGCAFAVLMALAIDSVKGLNLFDVFQAVLGFIAPPLAVVFLLSVFWARTTQRAVNGILSWGSALSLSVGVLYLWVLPPDTHPFWPHYLMLSFYIFAALFAAAVLISLTDPAGQACRQAVDYGVLARPTHRVQFLWAALAVVMVGLYVVFNGH, from the coding sequence ATGGGCAACAACCTACTCGGCCACCTCACCGCCTGGGACTACGCCATTGTCGCGGCTTACGTCGTGATTCTAGCCGGCATTGGCTACCGGGCCAGCGCTGCCAAGAAAACCGAAGAATCCCTGTTTCTGGCCAACAAGTCGCTGGGCTGGGCCAGTATCGGGTTCAACATGTGGGGCACCAACGTGGGGCCGTCGATGCTGCTGGCGTTTGCCAGTATTGGGTACAGCACGGGCATCGTAGCGGTGAATTTTGAGTGGTATGCCTTCGTGTTTTTGTTTTTGCTGGCGGTGGTATTTGCCCCGCGCTACCTGGCGGCCAACGTGAGCACCATGCCGGGGTTTATGGGGCGGCAGTACGGCGACTCGACGCAGAACATCCTAGCCTGGTACGCGCTGATTAAAATCCTGATTTCGTGGCTGTCACTGGGCTTGTTTTCGGGCGGGCTGCTGGTGCGGCAGATTCTGGGTATCCCCATGTGGCAGTCGGTGGTGGTGCTGGTGCTGTTTGCGGGCGCGTTCACGTTTGCGGGCGGGCTCAAGGCCATTGCGCGCGTCAACGTGTTTCAGATGCTGCTGCTTATTGGCGTGTCACTCACGCTCACCGTCATCGGCGTAATGAAAGTGGGCGGGCTGAGCGAAGTGTTCCACCGCGTGCCCGGCCACTACTGGAACCTGCTGCACCCAGCTTCCGACCCCAAGTACCCGTGGTACGCCATTCTGCTGGGCTACCCGGTGTCGGCGGTGGCGTTTTTCTGTACCGACCAAGCCATGGTGCAGTCGGTGCTGGGGGCCAAAAGCTTGGAGCAGGGCCAGCTAGGTGTGAACTTCATCGGTTGGCTCAAAATCCTGTCGCTGCCGCTATTTATTCTCACCGGCGTGCTGTGCTACATCCTATTCCCCGACCTGAAAGACCCCAAAGAAGCCTACATGACGATGGTGACGAGCCTGTTTCCGGCCGGTATGAAGGGCCTGGTTATCGTGGTGCTCATTGCCGTGCTGGTGGGCACCATCAGCTCCTCGCTCAACGCCCTGAGCACCGTGTTTGCGATGGACGTGTACGCCCGCAACATCAACCCACAGGCCACTGACGCCGACGTGGTGCGCGTGGGGCGGCGCACGGTGCTGGTGGGCTGCGCCTTCGCGGTGCTCATGGCCCTGGCCATCGACTCGGTGAAAGGTCTCAACCTGTTCGACGTGTTCCAGGCGGTGCTGGGCTTTATTGCGCCGCCGCTGGCGGTGGTGTTCCTGCTGTCGGTATTTTGGGCGCGTACCACGCAGCGCGCCGTCAACGGCATCCTGTCGTGGGGCTCGGCCTTGAGCCTGAGCGTGGGCGTGCTCTACCTCTGGGTGCTTCCGCCCGACACGCACCCCTTCTGGCCGCACTACCTGATGCTGTCGTTCTACATTTTCGCGGCGCTCTTTGCCGCCGCCGTGCTCATTTCCCTCACCGACCCAGCCGGCCAGGCCTGCCGCCAGGCCGTGGACTACGGCGTGCTGGCCCGGCCCACGCACCGGGTGCAGTTCCTCTGGGCCGCGCTGGCCGTGGTGATGGTGGGGCTGTACGTGGTGTTCAACGGGCACTGA